GAGGTGCAACTGATACTTTTACACAGGATTTCTATTTAATCCGTCTCTTTCTTCAACTACCCTCTGAAATTCAATCATTTCACAGTTGGAAATTGTTCATAATTGTTTTAATCATATTTCATATGATTTAccatttcaattaaattaagCTCTAAGCTCTGTGCAGTATTGAAGGGTCCTCGCACCTTTGTGCAGTGTCTGGGAGGTGCAGTTGCCACGACGTTACAGATCTGACCACGTACAGGTTTTTATCAAAAACATAGAAATGTGTCCTGTTGttcaaagaaaactaaaaactttCGCAATTTAACATTGTCAAGATCTTTAAGATTTAGTTAAGTAAACTGGATTAATTCCCTTGGAAGTACGAGGTGTGGAAAAGGCAAACAATTTGCAACTTAAAATAGAATTTCTCCTGGTGGGTTTAGGGTACGGATCCACAAGCTTTTTTATGGTCTCAAACTAATAGATGTGCTTCCCAAATTTCATACATCTTGGGCAAAGTTAAGGCAGAAGGCTTCAATTATTACAATTGTTGGGCGGCGCAATTAAGCCATTTTTCTCACACATGCGCGGTACAATAAAAGATTTTTGGCCAGACGTGATGCATGTACAACAATTTGTCAGATTTCAAGCATGTTCAGGTCGTCGAAAATGCTAATTGACAAATCGGTGCAATCATCAACTTCTAACACTTAGATAATTAGCTCATAATTACACTTCATGagtaaaaaaagttttttaaaaagtacacacattACAACGTAAGACCACCCACTTTACATCTCCTCAGTAGTAATGTTTGTTATGTTATAATTAACCTGTGAATATGTATAACATCCAACTTTTCTGCTTTAAAACCAATAAACCTCtgtaatgttttgttgtgttgtgtacttACACCATCCCaaatgtttccagctgtttttaaatccacaaaatACATAATTCCATTTACATGTCTGTCAATTATCTCCTATGTACAAACATCACTGTTGGTTGTTTAACAGAAACAATCCTGATCGACTTTTATCCAGTTTTAAGccacatttttacacatttaacaattaaacatttaagtGGATGACAGATTTGAGTTATCATAGGAACAAGCTGAGCGAACAGTGGTTACACAGCTCGCAGCCGCTCACAGACGCCCTGCGCTCGCCGAACGGGCGTCAGCATCACACGGGTCTATTtgttgtggaggaggaggagactgatAATGTGGATAATTTGGCTCCAGCTAAAAACCTCATGATTTATTAACACTGCAGGAATCTTaaccaggaggagctgagcgCAGTGATGACGATGGTGGTAACGACAACAATTCCCATGATTCCATGCAaaacttgttattgttttgactgAGAGAATCTGAGCAGCAGAAAAGTACATGTTGTGCATTTAGGAACATGAATGATGAACCAAGTCCTCAAAACCTGCATTAAGGTTTCTGCCAATTGATGAATCAAAATGAATTGTGTCATTCCGTGACACTAAAGGCTCGTGCTAAAACTGATgcacgaaaagaaaaaaatattgttaaaGCCACTTTGTGTGACCATGTAACTGGTATCAAATTGTTCCCAAACTTGTCTTTTTCACTTTTAGTTCCAGATTTTACAGTTAAAGTGGTATTTTTCATGGTTTATTATACTgtactaaaaaaaacaaaaaaaacgccCTGGTATAAATCCACAGTCCCGCCCAGTTTGCATGGCGCATagaacaccatttatcgcagttcaaGCAGTCTTTTGCGATACGTATATCGCGCATGTTGATATCGCGTTGACGATACATTttcgatatatcgtgcagccctagtgtctacgtcattgtttccaaacgtctcagACTAAAATGAGATCAGCAGTGTTTCCAGTCTTCTCAGTTTTAGTGGCTCTAATTCTAATACTCAGGAATAGTGTGGACAGCAGGCATATCTGGAGCAGAGTTGATGctttttcaaacaaatacatgtgtTGATGTAGCCTTAAATTGAGTCATTTACAGTTCAAAAAGCTGAAACTCCCTGTCTCCAAATGCAAACATATTTTAGTGGTGAATACTGAAGTTTTGTTCTTCGGATTCAAATGACTAGGTTCCTTTAAGACTCAGTGGAGTAAGGAGCATCAGTGCCTGTGGTCAGAGTTGGACATGTTCTGTACAGAGGAAGATGAATCCAGTCCCAGTAGCGTGCCCAGGTAGGACTGCTCTCGTGGATCCAGCATCTGATCAGGCCTCACAGGGTGGACGATGTTGGTGGGCTGGGGGGTGAGGGTGTACTTCTCTAAGAACGCCAGGTCGGTGGCGGCCTGGTAGACGGAGTTCTGCTGCTGTCCTTGAGCCTGCATGCTCACGACATTATGAGtctgggaggagagagacgacGTGTTCAGCTCACCTTGTGCTCCTCCTGCCGTCTGGATAGGAACTAAAGTGACTGGCACGCAAACATTCATAGCGGGAGGGGGGCAGCTTTGAAGAGCCGACTTAGGCTCAGCGCGATACGCCTTCGAGGTCTCCTCAAAAGGGATGGAGACTATTTTGTCCTCGCTGAGGGTGCTGACGGGCTGCCCGGTGAATCGCGTGCTGTGCACATGGTCGACGTGGTACTTGagcttgtcttttcttttgaagGTGGCGCTGCACTGTGGACAGTTAAAAGGACGAGCGTCCGAGTGAATCACCATGTGCTTTGTCAAGGTCTTCTTGATCCGAAATGTCTGGTGGCATTCAGGACATCTGTGGGGTTTCTCACCTGTCACAGCAACACAAGCAGAAACGTTAGTGTGAGGATGCGTCTCTCCTTTAGGCTTTTCTTAAGTGGGGTAGTTAATTATACACCCCCAATTTCAAATCTTATGATAATTTCCGAGAGGTGAATaaatccatctattatctatacagATTACAGGATCACGGTGGAGCAggagcaaatcccagctgacattggggggtggggggggggggggggggtacaccctgcacaggtcgccagtgtatcacagggcagAGTGTTtgtactgtgggaggaagcctgAGTAACTGGACAAAACCTACACAGACATGAACAtccaaactccacacagaaagccAAAAAGGATTTGGAACCATCGCACTGTGAGGCGACAGGGCGTAACACTGCAACACTGTGCCTTCTAGAGCTGGATCTGTGACCTTTATCATTGTAAACTGTATCTGTGCCATGCAAGAGCCGTGATTAAAGGCGATAGGGCTTTTTCAATCATCAAATCATTTGACGTCTTTGTTTCCTTACCTGAGTGAGTCCTGAAGTGCATTTCCAGACTGGACTTTCCTTTAAATTCCTTCTTGCAGACCTCACACTGATGCACTGCAGTTTTATACCTGTGAGAAAAAAGTCAGAAAGCAAAAGCATTTGGTTAAGGTTGCAGGGCCCACTGAGAGTAATGTTAACATGCTGTTTGTCCGTCATAAGACAACATACTTCTGCCAGACTTTCTCTCCTAAATGAACACTTTTGTAGTGGACAGTCAGATGATCATGGCGCCTGAAGCACTTCCCACACTCCTCACACTGGTGTGCTTTCTCACCTGAAACAAAAGTGGGCTAcgttaaaatacacacagacaggagggaTTAACAGTATGTTTCACTATACCTTATGTATAATAAGAAATAACACTTTATCTTTGGGAATAAACCAATGGTGACCTTGCTACTAAAATAGGaaaatcacacactgcagaacgcttTAAATCAGGAGAATAGACTCCAACTGGGGCCCAATATGTTAGGGACATAgacccaggtctgatcagcctgtggtgggaCTGCCTTAGCAGTCTTatgattaaaaggctgaaacacccAATGGCGCTGAGGTACACAACTGAGGTTATGTCCCTGAGATCCGCTGGTGGTCGCTtacatctgctggtggttggCAACTTATCATCCAACTAGTGcggaagaccttcaaacatacaagtgaTATTTACCATCTTCTATGTTCTAAAACAAAACGAAAAAATTGTCGAAAGAAGGACACAGAAGAATCCCACTGTTACATGTGTTCTACTGTACCGGAGTGTATTTTCTGATGCTTGGTCAGGTGATCGTGGCGTATAAAGGTTTTCCCACACTCGTCACACTCGTAGCGCTTGTCATCATGGTGTACTCGGAGGTGGAGCCTGTCCACGGAACATTGAGGGGCCAATCAAACTGAGAGCTTGAATcataacatcacatcacaaacacagctgaaacCTTCTTTCCACACTCAGTGAACCCACCTGTAGGAGCTGCCATGACGGAAACTTTGGCCGCAGATACTACACAGGTGAGGTTTCTCCCCACTGTGGATCCTCATGTGCTCCCTCAGCGTTGTCCTAGAAGTAGAAATCTGAGGCTCAGCATGTTGGAAGGGTTTAGTGATACAGAACAGACCCACAGGCATCAGCCAAAGCATCACAGTGCTCTTCCATACGGAACAGACGTACCTTTCCCGCACTGATTTCCCACAGATAAAACAGGTCCACTTTCTCTTGCCTCCGTGAGTACACTCAATGTGTCGCTTCCTGTTGCCTGTGTCATTGAACTGTCGGCCACAGATCTCACAGGGAAACGGACCTGAAAACGAGACACATAGAATCAGAAAGTATGTGTGACTTTACATTTCTCTTAGTGTACTTACATATATAGACATATAGCTATAGGGACGAggacaacaaaaaaactaaacaaataacTGAATACATCTTTGGAATTTAACGTTTTTCCcatttgtaaaagaaaatgtctatCTCTAAATCTAAGAGCTTTAGGATTTAATTTTCATGGTGCATTTCCCACCTAAGTGGTACTTTTCTTGGTGCTTCAGCCTGGCAAACCTCGACTTGAAGTACTCATCACAGAAGGTGCATTTAAAAGGGCGttcctgtgtgtgcaggatCATGTGCTCCTGCAGATGAGGCCTGCGGGTGAAGGTCTTCAGACAAATCTGGGtcagaaaggtcaaaggttacacaatgttaaaatctctctttacatacaatataatATTGATTAACTGCTAAAAATCCTCATCATTCTGAAACGGGTCCTTACAGCACATTTCCAGccttcactcttcctcttcctcttggtAAGAAACTCTTGGATGTTGTCGGGATGAAACCTGATCCAGGAGATACAAATATTATGGGTCAGTCATTATTATATCTGAACTGATGGAAACTGAAAACTTTAGTTTAGACGGCTACATTGATAcatacattaaaatgaatgggAATGTAGAGTGACATTAGACTGGATGTAGAGATATAGCAGTGACTAACCTCCTGACATGTTTGGCCAGGGTTTTCTTGCTGGCATGCAGCTTGTTGCAGAAGGGACATTTGTGCTCCTTCTTCTGGAAGGGAGCGTCGCCGGCGTGCTTCTTCCTGTGCACGGTCAGGTTAGACTTGGTGGAGTAGCGCTGGAAACAGATGTCACACTGGAACGGTTTCTCTCCCGTGTGCACTCTGGTGTGACTCTCGTACTTCCCTGAGAACAGGCAGCAACAGTTGATTACACATTTGAAACATTTGTATCAGCACTCTCATGGAAATGAGCACTACTATGTTTACTGGGTGTCCAATCAGGTTAAAGGAAACATACTGTATTTGTCAATAGGACTAAACTGAAGGAGAGCACAACCACAGCGTTTAAAGGGGCAGTAGGGAACATCTATGAGAATAACtatttgtcatatttgttgAAACTGCCTCTACGATCTGACGCTAGAACATGAGGTAATATCTGACAAACATCTGGCTCCTCCCACAGCTCGTAAGGCAATTTGGAGGAATCAATCGCTCCTGTTTCTGTTGGGTCTGATTGCTTCTGATGCTAAGCTCAGAGACTGTTTTGGATCTCGGCCGAAACAGAAGGAGGGGTCTGGAAGTTGTATCTgttaaaatgttctatttttCTCCTTCCCTGTCCTATTTTTTCAAAATCCCACCAAATGCAGCTTTAAACAGAGTTTCTGGCAACGGGTGACGAACCTCTTATgcatatttatactttttaaacagaagaaaggaagaaaaggcagaattaaaaaaaacaagtattcTGATAAATATTTGGCATGAATAAGAAAAAGCCAGACGATGTGCTCATTCCATCTTTCCAAGtgaatcaaatcaaaagaatttgtctttttaaaatgtataccTTTGTAAATTCAACATcttactgctactactactgccACTGCGAGAGATAACGTAAATCACAACACTAAAAATCAAGACCTTATTCTATGGTTCCCACCTGCACGGTCAAAGGTCTTGTCACATTTGGGACACATGAGAATCTTCTTGCTGGAGGTCTGGATGATGACTGGGGCCAGACCCTCAGGGTACACCGGGCTCTGGTTGGAGCTTCCTGCTGCAGGCGCCTGCACCTCCGCCTCTCGAACACCTAGGCACTCTGACCCTTCTCCATCTGGACCCTGCTGACTTGCGCTCTTGTCTGCTGCGGCTGTCTTTTGGGCAGCCACATCCTCGTTCacgtctcctccctcctccacttcatcttcctcatccacCACGTCATCGTCGAGAGCTGGTTTAGACGTCTCTTTTAAGCTCGGTTTGGACGTCTGCTTTTCCACAACCGCATTTCCTGCTTCCTCTACTCTAGCTTTGTGCCGCTCGCTTGGTGATAAAATCTTCTGTGTTTCCTCAGGTGTGTTGACAAAGTACTCCACATCATCTCTCTTATACTTAGTGGGTGTTCTCCTCCTACGAGCTGATCTCCGTGTGAGAACAGTCCTCTGACCTTCtgccttctctccctctgtcggGGTTTCCTGCTGTACATCACCGTGACTCTCAGCCAAGTGGTTCTGCACAGAGTTTTCTGCATTAAACTGGCGATTGCACAGGTTGCTCTGCTCAAGTGGGCTCTGGACGTCAGCGTTGCCTGCTGGTGAGTCACTGGAGGTAATTTCTACCTCGGAAGACGCTCTTATCTCAGCCTGGGCCTGGATCACACTTACAGGGTGGACCTCCCCTTCTTTACACAGCATCTTTAGTATATCCATCATGTCCAGAAATCGTGCTGCTTCAATTAGAGCCGGGaggtctgtgtctgtgacaaCACACTCGGAGGTGTACAAAAAGTCGAGCAGGTGCTGGAAAACGGAGTCCTCCACGTGGTCCAGAGTCACATTGGTCATTGCAGGGTTCTTGGACAGCTCAGCGTGAAAGTAGCTGCTCCCGTGAGCCAACACCACCTTGTGGGCTCTGTAGATCGTTCcacccacagacacagacacatcgcAGAACTTCCCCCGGCTCCGGTCCTCATCCAGAAACTTGAGGAGGTTGTGACTGTGCCTTGACATCCTCAGGTGTCGGATGAGCGAGGTAGATTCTGGGACGGTGTCAGAGTTTGGTGGTGCATTGGAGCTAAGCACTGTGCCCGGCTCTGGAGCACAATCACCGCCGACACTGACCGACTTGCTGCGTTTGGGACGCAGGGGAGTActagattttcttttcatgggTGTATCTGATGGGTGACCATGAACCACTCCTGAAATCCAGAGGAATAGAAACAGTGTGAAGATTGACAAATACAGATACTAACATTTCATGcattttaatttagatttgattCAATGTAATATTCAAGAGGATAGACCATAGACTTTATAAAGATACAGTCTATTTATATACACTAGAGATTCACAGctctttctaaataaaaaaaagacattaatcTTATTAGGTAAATGTTGGCTACAGGCTACATGTGTTTGGTTACAGTTTTGTTAATGACttgaattgattgattttgattGACTGGTTTTTGAGCAGGTTGCATGATGCTGTTTGAATATATGTCGTGATATTAATTTACCAAAGCCATATTATGCACTTTATGTAGCTATTGATTTGGTATGGCTCACATGAACTGATGATTGAGGTGTCTGATTTAATATAGAAACAAGAATGTCCGCCAAGACCAAAAGTCAACTTATGAGACCACAtataaattcactagatctggatttttatctAGAGCTGCATCAAATTGTGCAAACTgagaaatatcagtcccctaaatacagattttttttcattaagatccctgaattattttctgagataTCAGATAAAATTTTGGGAAAATTAGACGATCTCGcaaaaaagtgaagaagaattcctggatctgcaccaaatttcaatgACTTCTTCCTTGAGCGATGCCTTACCCCTCCACATAATGTCATGAAAACCAgatgagtagtttttgtgtaattctgctaactatcaaacaaacacatgcagataaaaacataacctccttggcagagggaaTCATTTGGCTTGATAATATACTTTGCTGATTGCTGTTGCTGTTATTATGGATCTATTCAGTCACCTACTGTGCACtgatgttttgtttatgttcCTACACTTGTGTGCTCTGATGTTATCTGTTGAGTTAAATGAGTGAAATTCTGCAATTTGGCTCAGCTGCACTTATTTCTGAGCATGATGTGTACTTTCATatgaatgtaaaacaaaaaaaaaacttgggcCGGAGTTTCTTGATGTAACACAATGCACTGAACTTGTGCATTTACTAAATTCAAGATATGCACTCCTACGTTGTTGTACTTCACTGTGTCTGGCTGTAAATGGGCTGACTAATATTTAAAGTCATATTTCTCAGCTCCCTCATTTGGGATCATTTTCATGATCTGGCCTCTGATCTGATCTCATTGAACAGGCCTGACATACTGATAATGGATTAGACGGGTACTGTAGCATGTAAATGCCTGAGTTTAACCACACAACAATGATATTAACAGTGTTGTGATGAAAACTCAGCACTAATGTGAAACTGCATGAAAAGACAATAACAACGCTTTGCCCACGCTTGACGTACATTTCTCACGTGTGTTGAAACAAAGCAGAGGGAAGCAGCAGCTGTAGTAAAGGGTTAGTAAACAGTAGAGACATtataaacattataaatataAGCTAACGGATCGTACATCGGTGCATCCGCAGATTCGCTCCCCACCTTGAGGACCCCTGACATGAGTGTGACGGGCGGGCCCCCTCCGGGGAGAGCGTTGACAAACGacccttgctgctgctgctctgtgtgtttcccCCGGAAATGAACCTTTGAACGTCTGTATTTAAACACAACCTTACCTCAGAGACGCGGACGGTGTCTGTAAAACTCCGGATCCTCCAGCTGATGATGCAAAGAGGAACATAAACAGAGAAATAATAGTTTCCTGAATAGAAGTAACGCCCAACGCCGCCGTCCTATCAGAGATGTCCCGACACCGTAACAAGCTGCTCGTTGATTGGCTGTTTCAGCTTTTTGTCCTTCAACGCTCTTGTTTCTAgcagtaaatacaaaataaagacacaCAGAGCGAGTTAATGAGCTTCCTTTGGTTTATTTCAATGCTTAACATGAAAAAGTCAAACAGGAATCAGACAAAGAGGACGTGTTGACGTGCAGCATCACGAGAGAGAGTTCTCCAGACCAGGGTATCATGGGTAATGTAGTCTGTAGGCTCACAGCAATAGCAAACTTCCGCCAGCTGCTAACAACCTGTTCAACATCTCAGGACGGTGTGAGTATCAGTTCAACTCTATTTAGgacaatttaacatttaaaggaagaaaaagaaaggaacattttagttttcattttagtCTGATACAGTGATTATAAAGAAACGATACACACTCACTCAATTATTGGACTTGAGTATAATTCTGGGTTACTTGAGTACTTTTGATTTCATGTTACTTTAAAGTTTTACTCCACTGCGTTTATTGAAGAGGTTAGAATATGCTGTTGTTCTCCTGTAATAAACCATCCAAAATGATATGATAAGAGTAAAATCACATTTCCACGGCTTACATGTTAATgcatcattaataataatgcaaCCGTAtgacatatattattataacacaGACACAGCCCATTTTGAGCTGCTTATTTGGTGTaatttgttaaaatatataGATGATTGTGAGACTTTGCATAGTGTGGTATTGGTACTTTTATTTAAGTACCGATTGTTTCTTTCAACAACTGTCTTGTCAATTCAATCAGGTTTTATCATCTGAGTCTATATATGGTTTCAAATATGTTTGCAACATACATTGGCTATATT
Above is a window of Hippoglossus hippoglossus isolate fHipHip1 chromosome 17, fHipHip1.pri, whole genome shotgun sequence DNA encoding:
- the zbtb41 gene encoding zinc finger and BTB domain-containing protein 41, translated to MKRKSSTPLRPKRSKSVSVGGDCAPEPGTVLSSNAPPNSDTVPESTSLIRHLRMSRHSHNLLKFLDEDRSRGKFCDVSVSVGGTIYRAHKVVLAHGSSYFHAELSKNPAMTNVTLDHVEDSVFQHLLDFLYTSECVVTDTDLPALIEAARFLDMMDILKMLCKEGEVHPVSVIQAQAEIRASSEVEITSSDSPAGNADVQSPLEQSNLCNRQFNAENSVQNHLAESHGDVQQETPTEGEKAEGQRTVLTRRSARRRRTPTKYKRDDVEYFVNTPEETQKILSPSERHKARVEEAGNAVVEKQTSKPSLKETSKPALDDDVVDEEDEVEEGGDVNEDVAAQKTAAADKSASQQGPDGEGSECLGVREAEVQAPAAGSSNQSPVYPEGLAPVIIQTSSKKILMCPKCDKTFDRAGKYESHTRVHTGEKPFQCDICFQRYSTKSNLTVHRKKHAGDAPFQKKEHKCPFCNKLHASKKTLAKHVRRFHPDNIQEFLTKRKRKSEGWKCAICLKTFTRRPHLQEHMILHTQERPFKCTFCDEYFKSRFARLKHQEKYHLGPFPCEICGRQFNDTGNRKRHIECTHGGKRKWTCFICGKSVRERTTLREHMRIHSGEKPHLCSICGQSFRHGSSYRLHLRVHHDDKRYECDECGKTFIRHDHLTKHQKIHSGEKAHQCEECGKCFRRHDHLTVHYKSVHLGEKVWQKYKTAVHQCEVCKKEFKGKSSLEMHFRTHSGEKPHRCPECHQTFRIKKTLTKHMVIHSDARPFNCPQCSATFKRKDKLKYHVDHVHSTRFTGQPVSTLSEDKIVSIPFEETSKAYRAEPKSALQSCPPPAMNVCVPVTLVPIQTAGGAQGELNTSSLSSQTHNVVSMQAQGQQQNSVYQAATDLAFLEKYTLTPQPTNIVHPVRPDQMLDPREQSYLGTLLGLDSSSSVQNMSNSDHRH